TGCGCGGCAGCGGACCGGTGCCGCGCCCGGCCAGGAACACGAAGCCCAATTGCGTGCCCTGCGCGGAAAGCGGAATGCAGGCGGTGCTGGCACCGGCGGCGTAGGGATCCTCGCGCAGATGCGCGCAGGCCGAGTCGTGGCCCTGCGCATGCACGAAATGGCTCTTGTCGCGACGCAAGGCCCAGCAGTCCTGCGGCGCCACGGCCGGCTCGCTGCCAACCGGCGGCTCGCCCCAACTGACGATCTCCTCGGCGCGGTCGCGCGAGGCGCGCAGCAGGTAGACGCTGCCGCCGGTGTCGGGCATCAGCGCGGCGAGCAGGCGTGCGGTCACGGTCAGTGCCTCGGCCGGCTCCACGCAGCTCTGCAGCAGGCCGGTATAGCGGCTGAGCGCGTTGAGGTCGGCACTGGTGCGCTCCAGCTCGGTGATGCTGGCTTCCATTTTCTCGTTGGCGACCGAGGCGGCCTGTTCGGCGTTGCTGCGGTTGCGCAGTTCGCGGAACAGCAGCGCGTAGACCACGCCGACGCTGCCCAGGCCGAACGGGATGCCGGCCAGGGCCAGCGCCAGCAGCATGTCCGAACTGCGCTGGTTGGACAGGTCGCGGCGCTGCAGCAATTGCTGCTCCACGTCGATCATCTGCTGCACCTGATCGCGGATCGCGCTGGAACTCTGATACACGTTCGGCGCCATCGCCCGCTGCAACGCTTCCAGGCCATCGCGCTGGTATACCGCCAGCATCTGCCGCATCTGCGTCAGGCGCGTGTTCATCAGTCGCTCCAGCGTCTGCACATTGGCGACCTGGACGGGATTGTCGGAGACCAGCTTGCGCAGTTGCGCCAGTTGCCGTGGCACGCGCTCGGCACTGTCGTAATAGAGGGTCAGGAAGGCTTGGTTGTTGGTCAGTTCGTAGCCACGCAGCGAGGACTCGGTCATCAGCAAGGTGGCTTGCACCTCGTCGATGTTGCGCAGGACTTCATGGGTGTGGGCGACGCGTTCGGCATCGGAGATCGAGCGCTGCGCGCCTGAGAAGACACCGAAGCCGATCAGCACGAAAACCGCAGCGGAGAACAGGAGGGCTAGGCGGGTCCTGGCCCGCACGCGAAGAAGGATCGGCATCGCAAAAGTCTACTGTGACGGCGCAAACGCCTTGGACCGGCGTCACAAAAAAAGACCTCCTCTACCGGTGCGCCGCGGCATGCGCCGCGCCGCAGCTGCCGCCCCCGCGCAGGCGGGGGCGGCGGTAACTCAGCGGTGCTCGCGGTCGCCGTTGTGCGGATCTTCGTTGGCGTTCTCGCGGGCTTTGTCGGCGACCTTCTGTGCGGCCTGGGCGGTGGCCTCGCTGGCATCGGCCGCCATTTCCTTGGCCGCGGCCGAGGCATCCTGCACCGCATCGGAGTTGGCGGCGCGGTGCGCGGCGTCGCGTGCGTCGGCGGCCACTTCGCGCCCGGCCTGCGCGACCTGGCCCGCGGCCTCCTTGGCGGCCTCGCCGGTCTGCTCGGCGGCGACCTTGGCGTCGCGTTGCGCCTGCTGCGATTCGGGACCCTGGCAGCCGGCCAGTGCGAGGGCGCCCAGCAGGGCGACGATCGGGGTCTTGTTCATGCGGCTTCTCCGTCCACGGGTGGGTGACGCGGCGCAGCCTAGGCGGGCACGCATGCAGCCTGCGTCAAGGCGGGGCCGTGGCGCTGGACAGTGTTCAGGAAGGCGCTGCCGCTGGTGGGGGAGGTGTGCCGCGGGTGCGGAGCCAGACACGGCGATACACGCCCTCGCAGTCGTATGCCGACGATGGGTGCAACGCAGATGCCCGACGTCGGCGCGTACATGCCCGCACTTGCGCGGCGCATGGCGGCAGTGCCTATGGATGGCGTCGCTCGACGCTGGCGTCCAGCAAGTCGCGCGGTCGCTGCCGGCGGTGCGACGCGTGGGTGCGGGTCATGCGTACAGCGCGCACGCGCACAACGCGATGGCGACGCAATGGCACCGAAAATCCTGCGGGGACGCGCGTTTGTGAGGCGACGTCAGCGGCGGAAGACGGTGCGGCATTCGCGCGAGGCGAACATGCGCACTCGCCGCCCTTCGTGACACGTTGTGCCGGCACGCTGCTGGCGCCTTCGCCGCGCTCCTCGGCAAACACCAGGCAAAGAAAAAGCCGCTGGCGGACCAGCGGCTCTTTCAGGACTGCAAAAAGCAAGAAGTGATTACTTCTTGGCTTCCTGAGCAGCGTCCTTCGCCTTGTCGGCGGTGTCTTCCGCAGCCTTGGCGGTGTCGGCAGCCTTGTCGGCAGCGGCATCGGTCGGGGCAGCGGCGGCAGCGGCCGAAGCGTCGGCAGCGGTGTTGGCGGCGGTCGCGGCGGTGTCGGCAGCGGCCTGAGCGGCGTCGGCGGTCTGGGCGCCGGCGGCAGCCGACTGGTCGGCAGCAGCCTGGGCGTCGGTGGCGGCTTCGTTAGCCGACTGCGCGGCGTCCTGGGCCTGCTCCTGCTTCGAGCACGCGGCCAGGGCCAGACCCAGGGCCATTGCGATCAGCAGCTTGTTGATGCTCATTGTGTCTATCCTCGTCGTTTAGTTAGGCAACGCGCGAATGCGCGCCCTCAACATGATGACAAGCCAAAGTCGGCTGTCAAGCGCACGCGCATTCATTTTTGTGTTTCAGGGGTTAATCCCAATCAAATCAATTCGATGGCGACCGCTGTCGCTTCACCGCCACCGATGCACAGCGTCGCGATTCCGCGGCGGCCGCCACGGCTGCGCAACGCATTTAGCAATGTCACCAGCAGGCGCGCGCCGGAGGCGCCGATCGGATGGCCGAGTGCGCAGGCGCCGCCGTGCACGTTGACCTTGGCGTGGTCCAGGCCCAGTTCCTTGATCGGCACCATCGCCACCACGGCGAAGGCTTCGTTGATTTCGAACAGGTCGACCTGGTCCAGGCTCCAGCCGACCTGGTCGAGCAGCTTGCGGATCGCGCCCACCGGTGCGGTGGTGAACCACTCCGGCGCCTGCGAGAAGGTCGCATGGCCGACGATCCGCGCCAGCGGCGCGACGCCGCGGCGGGCGGCCTCGTCGGCGCCCAGCAGCACCAGCGCGGCGGCGCCGTCGGAGATGCTCGAGGAACTGGCCGCGGTGACCGTGCCGTCCTTCTTGAACGCCGGCTTCAGCGCCGGGATCTTGGTCACGTCGGACTTGCCCGGCTGCTCGTCGCTGTCGACCTGCACTTCGCCCTTGCGGGTGGCCACGGCGACCGCAACGATCTCGTCGGCGAAGGCACCATCGCGCTGCGCGGCCTGCGCGCGCGTCACCGATTCGATTGCGAACGCGTCCTGGTCCTGGCGGCTGAAGCCGAACTTCTCCGCGGTGGCCTCGCCGAACACGCCCATCGCCTGGCCGTCGTCGGGATTGGTGAGGCCGTCCCAGGCCATGTGGTCGACCGCCTGGAAGTTGCCGTAGCGGTTGCCGGTGCGCGAGTTGGGCAGCAGATGCGGCGCGTTGCTCATCGATTCCATGCCGCCGGCGACGACGATGCTGGCCGAGCCGGCCTTGATCAGGTCGTGGCCCAGCATCACCGCCTTCATGCCCGAGCCGCAGACCTTGTTGATGGTGGTGGCGCCGGTGGCGTCGGGTACGCCGGCCGCGCGCGCGGCCTGGCGTGCCGGGGCCTGGCCGAGGTTGGCCGGCAGCACGCAGCCCATGATGACTTCGGAAACGTCGGCGGCGGGGATGCCGGACTGCTCCAGCGCGGCGCGGATGGCCGCGGCGCCCAGCGTCGGCGTGGGCACGCCGTTGAACTGGCCCAGGAACGCGCCGATGGCGGTGCGCTTGGCCGCGGCGATGACGATCTCGGTCATGGCAAACCCTTACGAAAGTAGTGTTCCGATTATCTGCCGCGGCGCGGGGTCTTGCCAAATCGCAGGGACCCGGGGCGGCCGTCCCGTGGGCGATGTTTCGGTGTAGATTGGCGTGGGTCATCGCCGTCGACGGCCGATGAATGGGAATGGCACCGGACGGTGCGGCAGATCAAGGGAGAGGGGAACGACAATGCGGGCATTGATGACACGGTCGCTGCTGGCGGCCGCGGTGGCGGTTGCGCTGACCTCGTGCGGTGGCGGCGGTGGCGGTGGTGGCAATCTGGTCCACGGCAGTCCGCCGCCGACGTCGCCACCTCCGACCTCGCCGCCGCCGCCCCCTCCTCCGCCGCCGCCGACGTCGCCTCCACCCACCTCGCCGCCGCCGCCCCAGCCGGCGTTCGACGCGCATCTGACCCTGACCAATACGCTGGCCGCGCACAACGCCGGCTACGACGGCGGCGGTTACCGCATCGGCGTGGTCGATACCGGCGTCAACCGCAACCATCCGGCGCTGGCCGGACGGGTGGTGTCGAACCTGATCTACGTCGATCCGAGCCAGAACAACACCAAGGTCGACGACGTCGACGGCCATGGCACCACCGTGGCGCAGCTGGCGGCGGGCAAGTCGGTCGGGCAGTGGCCGGGCGGCATCGCGCCGGGCGCGCAGATCGTGTCCGCGCGCATCATCTCCGACACGCCGCCCAAGGACGACGGCACCGGCAACGGCAACCAGGTCAGTGGCGGCCTGGGCCTGACCCAAGTGCACCAGGACCTGATCAATGCCGGGGTCAAGGTGATGAACAACTCCTGGGGCGGCATCTACTGGACCGACCTGAACTCGACCAACGCCATCGCCGACGAGTACCGCCCGTTCGTGCTCGGCAACGGCGGCCTGGTGGTGTTCGCCGCCGGCAACGAATCCAAGGCCACGCCCTCGGATATCGCCTCGCTGCCCAGCAAGGCCGGCCCCAACGGCACGCTGCCGGCGGCTGACCTGGAGCGCGGCTGGCTGGTGGTGGCGGCCACCGATTCCACCACCGGCACGCAACTGGCCTCGTATTCCAACGCCTGCGGCGCGGCGATGCGCTACTGCCTGGTCGCGCCCGGCACCGAGGTGTTTGTCGATCCCAAGGCGACCACCTCCACCAGCAACCCCGACTACTACTACGGCAGCGGCACCTCGTTTGCGGCGCCGCTGGTGTCCGGTGCGGCGGCGCTGGTCTGGCAGGCCTTCCCGTACTTCACCAACGACCTGGTCCGGCAGACCCTGCTCGGCACCGCCACCGACCTGGGCACGCCGGGCGTGGATGCGACCTTCGGCTACGGCCTGCTCAACGTCGGCAAGGCGGTGCAGGGACCGGGCCGCTTCGACTGGGGCGACGTGACGGTGGGATTCACCGGCAGCTCGACCTGGGCCAACGACATCGCCGGCAGCGGCGGCCTGATTAAACAGGGCAGCGGCACGCTGACTCTGAGCGGCACCCAGAACACCTACAGCGGCGACACCCAGGTGCAGGGCGGCACGCTCAGCGCGGCCAGCCTCGGCAGTTCCAACGTGGCGATCAGCAACGGCGCGACCTTCATCGGTACTGGCGCGCTCGGCGGCAGCGTCGCCAATGCCGGCACCTTCCAGGTCGGCGCGGCCACCCTGAGCCTGAGCGGCAACTACGTGCAGAGCAGCAACGGCCGCCTGGCCCTGCTGGTCGGTGACAAGCTCTCGGTCGGCGGCAGCGCCGTGTTGCAGGGCGGTTCGCTGTACGTGCTGGGCAAGCGCGACTACGTGGTCAACAACACCGCGTACACGGTGCTGCAGGCCAACGGCGGGCTCACCGGCACCTTCACCTCGGTGACCACGCCATCGAACGTGTTCCTGACCTCGTCGCTGTCCTACGACGCCACCAGCGCCTCGATCACCGTGCAGTCGCTGAGCGTCACCGCTGCCGCGGCCAGCTTCGGCAACATCACCGCCGCCACGCTGGCCTCGGCGACGCGCGTGGATGCGGCGTTCGCGCAGCTCAACACGCAGCTGAGCCAGGCTCCGGCCACGGTCGGCGGCGCGCTGCTCAAGGCGGCCGGCGCCGTGCAGCAGTCGCCGAGCGTGGCAGCGGCGTCGGCGACGCTGCGCAGCCTGTCCGGCGAGGCGCATGCCGCGGCCACCGCAATGACCTTCGACACCATGGACCTGCAGCGGCGCGCGCTGTCCAGCCGCTTCGACACGCTGGTCGACCAGCCGCGCGCGGTCGGCGCCTGGAGCCAACGCCTGGGCGAGACCGGGCAGGGCAGCTTCGCCGGCAGCCAGTTCCAGCTCGATGGCTGGCTGATGGGCCAGGACCTGCGCCTGAGCGAACACGCGGTGGCCGGCTTCGCCTTCGGCGAAAGCCGCGCCAACGACGCCGGCGGCCTGGACCGCAGCCGCAACCGCCAGGTGCAGGGCCAGGTGTACCTTGGCGCGGTGGCCGGCGACGCCTACGCGCTGGCGCAACTGGGCACCGGCCAGTACCAGCGCCAGCTCGACCGCAGCCTGCTGCTCGGCGACGCCGTCGCCGATGCGTCCAGCCGCTATGCCGGTCGCTTCCTGTCTTCCAGCGTCGAGGTCGGCTATCGGCTCGGACGCGGCCCGACGTGGCTGACGCCGTATGCCGGCGCCGACTACAGCCGCATCGACAGCGATGGCTTCCGCGAACAGGGCGGCGATGGCTTCGGATTGATGGCCGGTGCCGCCAGTTCCTCGCGCAGCCAGGCGCTGGCCGGCCTGCGTGGCGG
This genomic stretch from Xanthomonas sacchari harbors:
- a CDS encoding diguanylate cyclase, whose product is MPILLRVRARTRLALLFSAAVFVLIGFGVFSGAQRSISDAERVAHTHEVLRNIDEVQATLLMTESSLRGYELTNNQAFLTLYYDSAERVPRQLAQLRKLVSDNPVQVANVQTLERLMNTRLTQMRQMLAVYQRDGLEALQRAMAPNVYQSSSAIRDQVQQMIDVEQQLLQRRDLSNQRSSDMLLALALAGIPFGLGSVGVVYALLFRELRNRSNAEQAASVANEKMEASITELERTSADLNALSRYTGLLQSCVEPAEALTVTARLLAALMPDTGGSVYLLRASRDRAEEIVSWGEPPVGSEPAVAPQDCWALRRDKSHFVHAQGHDSACAHLREDPYAAGASTACIPLSAQGTQLGFVFLAGRGTGPLPRIAIAEAAAEQLSLALSNLRLRESLRLQSIRDPLTGLFNRRYLEESLNHELARCGRRQMPLSLLMLDVDHFKQFNDLHGHGGGDALLAAVGQMLSTRLRGEDIACRYGGEEFTVILPETGPEQAQAIAEQIRGAAQQLSATVDGKALPAVTMSIGVASYARDGVVATTLLRKADAALYRAKRCGRNQVQVYDPALDGMG
- a CDS encoding thiolase family protein; translation: MTEIVIAAAKRTAIGAFLGQFNGVPTPTLGAAAIRAALEQSGIPAADVSEVIMGCVLPANLGQAPARQAARAAGVPDATGATTINKVCGSGMKAVMLGHDLIKAGSASIVVAGGMESMSNAPHLLPNSRTGNRYGNFQAVDHMAWDGLTNPDDGQAMGVFGEATAEKFGFSRQDQDAFAIESVTRAQAAQRDGAFADEIVAVAVATRKGEVQVDSDEQPGKSDVTKIPALKPAFKKDGTVTAASSSSISDGAAALVLLGADEAARRGVAPLARIVGHATFSQAPEWFTTAPVGAIRKLLDQVGWSLDQVDLFEINEAFAVVAMVPIKELGLDHAKVNVHGGACALGHPIGASGARLLVTLLNALRSRGGRRGIATLCIGGGEATAVAIELI
- a CDS encoding autotransporter serine protease — its product is MTRSLLAAAVAVALTSCGGGGGGGGNLVHGSPPPTSPPPTSPPPPPPPPPPTSPPPTSPPPPQPAFDAHLTLTNTLAAHNAGYDGGGYRIGVVDTGVNRNHPALAGRVVSNLIYVDPSQNNTKVDDVDGHGTTVAQLAAGKSVGQWPGGIAPGAQIVSARIISDTPPKDDGTGNGNQVSGGLGLTQVHQDLINAGVKVMNNSWGGIYWTDLNSTNAIADEYRPFVLGNGGLVVFAAGNESKATPSDIASLPSKAGPNGTLPAADLERGWLVVAATDSTTGTQLASYSNACGAAMRYCLVAPGTEVFVDPKATTSTSNPDYYYGSGTSFAAPLVSGAAALVWQAFPYFTNDLVRQTLLGTATDLGTPGVDATFGYGLLNVGKAVQGPGRFDWGDVTVGFTGSSTWANDIAGSGGLIKQGSGTLTLSGTQNTYSGDTQVQGGTLSAASLGSSNVAISNGATFIGTGALGGSVANAGTFQVGAATLSLSGNYVQSSNGRLALLVGDKLSVGGSAVLQGGSLYVLGKRDYVVNNTAYTVLQANGGLTGTFTSVTTPSNVFLTSSLSYDATSASITVQSLSVTAAAASFGNITAATLASATRVDAAFAQLNTQLSQAPATVGGALLKAAGAVQQSPSVAAASATLRSLSGEAHAAATAMTFDTMDLQRRALSSRFDTLVDQPRAVGAWSQRLGETGQGSFAGSQFQLDGWLMGQDLRLSEHAVAGFAFGESRANDAGGLDRSRNRQVQGQVYLGAVAGDAYALAQLGTGQYQRQLDRSLLLGDAVADASSRYAGRFLSSSVEVGYRLGRGPTWLTPYAGADYSRIDSDGFREQGGDGFGLMAGAASSSRSQALAGLRGGVGGRGWSLQGYAEWQQTLAAQGLDRQASFVGVNAWAPLVDLQPARSGGLFGASLQTRWNGGLLGLGYDQRFGPRGDDRAVSLRYRLGF